One Cohnella candidum genomic region harbors:
- a CDS encoding AAA family ATPase, with the protein MYIRELRVDGYGPLRDMSVSLEAAVTVVYGPNEAGKSSLLRFIRAMLYGIPTRKDPVERGEPVFGGRHGGGLSLLARDGRELAIERYADGSGGSGRKSAGGILVRDGNGLELPWTQQEWERRALGGVSERLFRQLFAVSLDELHELLTLQGDEIGSFLYHAGLAGGASLAEVRRRLASEVDKLYRPKGTVPEMNRLLASIKETEAAIRQGRSQVAQYREAVESMEQANAGLSALEAELPELARKAAGYRGALDARELWLRRQVLLEEERELALRLPDPSAPPLSEEATAEWRELLRRRDAAAERLAKAEASMRELRKERASLRWDADLLDRALELERLEAMREATAARLEERDSLSSELRMLEDALDTLRQRLSPGMPLDGLRAFVRVTAEREPLRRLQLAWGDANRTMERMETEAGRIERQRIAVRAEMDAATAGRNPTALRSDEGASEYDLPFGPFRSRNRETLQHAWNALEDEMRRWDRALLSGAPTQEEILVSRKRGTRASGGGGRAGGSAGTGGLPRYAASAASGIVALALVFAVVQGSESSTVAAVEWVGAALFAAAAFFTALAGKRGAASPSYPAEQAGEYRRRAEQRLAELLVDPGKAAGVLFDSRTEAGIGESSERAWMQLRQSVQNWLALIERTDRESARQEEWRRRLSELDREFEALHAETRRAAARLDELQAEWMEWLRRYGLPLSLSPDDLQELLGMAEQGQASLLRRDRTEERLTALDEAQAAFREAAVALFEVCPPPASMEADPVLSVSWLYRRSLEERSVRDEAARLDRTIASAEPELADARAALLVAEAATTSTVARSGAADEEEYERRLRIDESRRVLSRERREVELRMEAGKDPAAVSELQRLLVEHDEAALAWMVRDAEEKWKAAEASRTELLDRRGRLAQELERLREEAESEDRLAKLAEAEGKLERLAERYAVLTLADRLLQDTKAVFEEERQPEVLRLASRYFSRMTEGAYARITVPGDTPAIRVETPDRRVTDSAFLSRGTQEQLYLAMRFALAGAASREVPLPLLLDDLFVHFDERRLRQTVSVLEEIASDRQVILFTCHRHVADAVRQGLPSARIMEWGAQREDSRSRVPGHGPSGTASPD; encoded by the coding sequence GTGTACATAAGAGAGCTGAGAGTGGACGGTTACGGGCCGCTGCGCGACATGTCCGTGTCTCTGGAGGCGGCGGTTACCGTCGTGTACGGGCCGAATGAAGCCGGCAAAAGTTCGCTGCTTCGCTTCATCCGCGCCATGCTGTACGGGATTCCGACGAGGAAGGACCCGGTGGAACGGGGAGAGCCCGTGTTCGGCGGGAGGCATGGCGGCGGTTTGTCGCTTCTCGCCCGTGACGGCAGAGAGCTGGCGATCGAACGTTACGCCGACGGCAGCGGCGGCAGCGGCCGCAAAAGCGCGGGCGGAATCCTCGTTCGAGACGGCAACGGATTGGAGCTGCCTTGGACGCAGCAGGAATGGGAACGCCGCGCGCTCGGCGGAGTGTCCGAGCGGCTGTTCCGCCAGTTGTTCGCCGTCTCGCTCGACGAGCTGCACGAGTTGTTGACGCTGCAGGGTGACGAGATCGGCAGCTTCCTTTACCACGCGGGATTGGCCGGGGGAGCGTCGCTGGCGGAAGTCAGGCGCAGGCTCGCCTCCGAGGTGGACAAGCTGTACCGCCCGAAAGGAACGGTCCCGGAAATGAATCGCCTGCTCGCCTCGATCAAGGAGACGGAAGCGGCGATCCGGCAAGGGCGCAGCCAGGTGGCGCAGTATCGGGAAGCGGTCGAGTCGATGGAGCAAGCGAACGCAGGGCTGTCGGCGCTGGAAGCGGAACTGCCCGAATTAGCGCGGAAAGCCGCCGGCTATCGCGGTGCCTTGGATGCCAGGGAACTGTGGCTCCGTAGGCAAGTGCTGCTGGAGGAAGAGAGGGAACTGGCGCTGCGCCTGCCGGATCCGTCCGCGCCGCCGCTGTCGGAGGAAGCAACTGCGGAATGGCGCGAGTTGCTTCGCCGCCGGGACGCCGCGGCGGAACGGCTTGCTAAGGCGGAGGCATCCATGCGTGAGCTCCGTAAGGAACGGGCATCCCTGCGATGGGATGCCGACTTGCTTGACCGAGCGCTGGAACTGGAGAGACTGGAAGCCATGCGAGAAGCAACGGCCGCCCGGTTGGAGGAAAGGGATTCTCTTTCGTCGGAGCTCCGCATGCTGGAGGACGCGCTGGATACGCTGCGTCAGCGGCTTTCTCCCGGCATGCCGCTTGACGGCTTGCGGGCATTCGTCCGGGTGACAGCAGAAAGAGAGCCTTTGCGACGCCTTCAGCTAGCGTGGGGCGACGCGAATCGGACGATGGAGCGAATGGAAACCGAAGCCGGGCGGATTGAGCGTCAGCGCATCGCCGTTCGGGCAGAGATGGACGCGGCCACGGCCGGCAGGAATCCAACGGCGCTGCGGTCGGACGAAGGAGCCTCGGAGTATGACTTGCCGTTCGGGCCGTTCCGTTCCCGCAATCGCGAGACGCTCCAGCACGCATGGAACGCGCTGGAGGATGAAATGCGCCGATGGGACCGCGCCCTGCTCTCTGGCGCGCCTACGCAGGAAGAAATCCTCGTTTCGAGGAAGCGGGGGACACGGGCGTCGGGTGGCGGAGGACGGGCCGGCGGCTCCGCCGGTACCGGTGGACTGCCGAGGTACGCCGCTTCCGCCGCTTCGGGCATCGTTGCGCTTGCGTTGGTGTTCGCAGTGGTTCAGGGCTCTGAATCCTCTACCGTTGCCGCGGTGGAATGGGTCGGAGCGGCCCTGTTCGCGGCCGCGGCTTTCTTCACTGCACTTGCAGGCAAACGCGGAGCAGCAAGCCCTTCCTATCCCGCAGAACAGGCGGGAGAATACCGCAGGCGTGCCGAACAACGGCTGGCTGAGCTTCTGGTCGATCCCGGCAAAGCGGCCGGAGTTCTGTTCGACAGCCGAACGGAGGCGGGGATCGGTGAATCCTCCGAGAGAGCATGGATGCAGCTAAGGCAGTCCGTTCAGAATTGGCTGGCGCTTATAGAAAGAACCGACAGGGAATCGGCCCGGCAGGAAGAGTGGAGGCGCCGGCTCTCCGAGCTGGACCGCGAGTTTGAAGCGCTGCATGCAGAGACGCGGCGAGCTGCTGCCCGTCTGGATGAGCTGCAAGCCGAATGGATGGAATGGCTTCGCAGGTATGGGCTTCCCCTATCCCTGTCGCCGGATGATCTGCAGGAGCTGCTCGGAATGGCCGAGCAAGGACAGGCCTCTCTTCTCCGGAGGGACAGGACGGAGGAACGGCTAACCGCGCTGGACGAAGCGCAGGCGGCGTTCCGGGAGGCGGCTGTGGCGTTATTCGAGGTATGCCCTCCTCCCGCCTCAATGGAAGCCGACCCCGTACTCTCCGTCAGTTGGCTTTACCGACGCTCATTGGAAGAACGGTCCGTGCGGGATGAAGCGGCACGCCTGGACCGGACGATCGCGTCGGCCGAACCGGAACTGGCGGATGCCCGCGCGGCCCTGTTAGTGGCCGAAGCGGCGACAACTTCAACGGTCGCGCGCTCAGGCGCAGCGGACGAGGAGGAATACGAGCGCAGGCTCCGTATCGACGAAAGCCGGAGGGTGTTGTCGCGAGAGCGAAGAGAGGTCGAGCTGCGGATGGAAGCGGGGAAAGATCCCGCCGCGGTATCTGAACTTCAGCGCCTGCTCGTCGAACACGACGAGGCGGCTCTGGCATGGATGGTCCGTGACGCGGAAGAGAAGTGGAAGGCCGCGGAGGCTTCCCGCACGGAGCTCCTTGATCGCAGGGGACGCTTGGCGCAGGAGCTGGAACGCCTTCGTGAAGAAGCGGAGTCGGAGGATCGGCTCGCCAAGCTGGCGGAAGCGGAAGGCAAGCTCGAGCGCCTGGCCGAACGTTATGCGGTTCTGACGCTCGCCGACAGACTGCTGCAGGATACGAAAGCGGTTTTCGAAGAAGAACGCCAGCCCGAGGTGCTGAGGCTCGCGTCCCGGTATTTCTCGCGGATGACGGAGGGCGCATACGCGCGGATCACGGTTCCCGGCGATACGCCCGCCATCCGCGTGGAAACGCCGGACCGGCGCGTAACGGACAGTGCCTTTCTCAGTCGGGGGACCCAGGAGCAGCTCTATTTGGCCATGCGCTTCGCGCTGGCCGGAGCCGCCTCGCGGGAGGTGCCGCTTCCGTTGCTGCTGGACGACCTGTTCGTGCATTTCGACGAACGGCGCCTCCGGCAGACCGTATCGGTGCTGGAGGAGATCGCGTCTGACCGTCAGGTCATCCTTTTTACGTGCCATCGCCATGTGGCGGATGCCGTGCGGCAAGGATTGCCTTCCGCGAGGATCATGGAGTGGGGGGCGCAGCGGGAGGACTCCCGTTCCCGAGTGCCCGGTCACGGCCCATCAGGAACAGCCAGCCCAGACTGA
- a CDS encoding DinB family protein, translating into MDVRPSQDEYGGHFGNYIRLVPEGNLIDILAAQESQTFSLISSLDESQGDHRYAEGKWSLKEVIGHIPDTERVMSYRLLRISRGDETPLPGFDQDLFIQNAPFGGWSFSQLAEEYRAVRQATLSLLRGLTEDAWNRRGTASNVGMTVRALANVIAGHELHHVGIIRDKYL; encoded by the coding sequence ATGGACGTACGGCCATCGCAAGACGAATACGGCGGGCATTTCGGCAATTACATCCGCCTGGTACCCGAGGGGAATCTGATCGACATTCTGGCAGCCCAAGAAAGCCAAACCTTCTCGCTGATCTCCTCGTTGGATGAGAGCCAAGGAGACCACCGGTACGCGGAAGGAAAATGGTCGCTGAAAGAAGTGATCGGCCACATCCCCGATACGGAGCGCGTCATGAGCTACCGCCTGCTCCGCATATCCAGAGGAGACGAAACGCCGCTTCCCGGTTTCGACCAGGATTTGTTCATCCAAAACGCTCCTTTCGGCGGTTGGAGCTTCAGCCAGCTCGCCGAAGAGTACCGCGCGGTTCGCCAAGCGACGCTTTCGCTGTTGAGGGGCCTGACGGAGGACGCTTGGAACCGCCGCGGAACGGCCAGCAACGTCGGGATGACCGTCCGGGCGCTGGCGAACGTCATCGCGGGACATGAGCTTCACCACGTGGGCATCATCCGGGACAAATATTTGTAG
- a CDS encoding glycoside hydrolase family 15 protein, whose translation MNSEAKLQEHLSKKPYLIDAIAGNSEMLVSLGRTGRLYRLWWPHIDIPQHVDEIRTGLKWDGAPGGVSWFDDAGDGWSHDAGYVPRSNAYRVTASHPDAPVTVEQTDFAVPGKPIFVRLYRLTYRGEGPGRVSFVHYGSFRIADNELFATTEFRGEHDALLHFRHEYAFAVGSSSECAGYQAGGGARHAALRGETNGNTIDMQSDGVLEWDLGTLTPGTTVELPIYYAAGMSRGEALDALAEAKSIPAAEWLADTLAYWDRFLANAAPCPGGGEEIRTLYERSLLAMKLMADEKTGTIVAAPEFDEYFTRCGGYGYSWGRDAAFVTTAFNAAGLGSLSEKFYDWAVSAQEPDGSWQQRHYHDGRLAPSWGLQIDEGASLLWGMWEYFVHSGEDEAFLARMWPAVEKGAAYLAGFIDPETGLPLPSRDLWEEREAEHTYSAAAVYGGLTAAASFARRQGRDDLAQAWDEAARGIAKSVEDGSWNEAKSSYYRGRKITVSKEAYDTAIARGEKGEVLPRDKAYVRHVLEFDPIVDVSLLGLSVPFGMVPAGESRMAHTADAVEKLLTSHPVGGIRRYEDDSYIGGNPWILTTLWLGHFRTLQGRYDEARKLLDYALDHVTESGLLPEQVDKETGGTAWVVPLTWSHAMFILAVHMLAEKQELHAR comes from the coding sequence ATGAACAGCGAAGCGAAACTGCAAGAGCACTTGAGCAAGAAGCCCTATCTGATCGACGCGATCGCGGGCAATTCCGAGATGCTGGTTTCCCTCGGAAGAACCGGGAGATTGTATCGGCTGTGGTGGCCGCACATCGACATTCCGCAGCATGTGGACGAAATCCGTACGGGACTGAAGTGGGACGGGGCGCCGGGGGGCGTATCCTGGTTCGACGACGCCGGGGACGGATGGAGCCACGACGCGGGATACGTCCCGCGAAGCAACGCTTATCGCGTAACCGCCTCCCATCCGGATGCGCCGGTTACGGTCGAGCAGACGGACTTCGCGGTGCCGGGCAAGCCGATTTTCGTTCGGTTATACCGGCTGACCTATCGGGGAGAAGGGCCGGGGCGCGTATCTTTCGTGCATTACGGATCTTTCCGCATAGCGGACAATGAGCTTTTCGCGACGACGGAGTTCCGGGGGGAACACGACGCGCTGCTTCATTTCCGCCATGAATATGCATTCGCGGTAGGAAGCTCATCCGAGTGCGCGGGCTATCAAGCCGGCGGCGGAGCCCGCCATGCCGCGCTTCGGGGAGAAACGAACGGCAATACGATCGACATGCAATCCGACGGCGTCCTGGAATGGGATCTGGGCACGCTAACGCCCGGAACCACGGTGGAACTGCCGATTTATTACGCGGCGGGCATGTCTCGCGGAGAAGCGCTGGATGCTCTCGCGGAAGCGAAGAGCATCCCAGCGGCCGAATGGCTCGCGGACACGCTCGCCTATTGGGACCGTTTCCTTGCGAACGCCGCTCCTTGTCCGGGAGGCGGCGAGGAAATCCGGACACTCTACGAACGTTCTTTGCTGGCCATGAAGCTGATGGCCGACGAGAAGACGGGTACAATCGTGGCCGCACCCGAGTTCGACGAATACTTTACCCGTTGCGGGGGCTACGGGTATAGTTGGGGCCGCGACGCGGCTTTCGTCACGACCGCGTTCAACGCGGCCGGGCTCGGATCGTTGTCCGAGAAATTTTACGACTGGGCGGTTTCGGCCCAGGAGCCGGACGGCTCTTGGCAGCAGCGCCACTATCACGACGGACGTCTGGCTCCGAGCTGGGGGCTGCAAATCGACGAAGGCGCTTCGCTGCTATGGGGCATGTGGGAGTATTTCGTCCATTCGGGCGAAGACGAGGCTTTCCTGGCCCGCATGTGGCCCGCGGTAGAGAAGGGGGCGGCGTATTTGGCCGGCTTCATCGATCCGGAGACGGGGCTGCCGCTTCCGAGCCGCGATTTGTGGGAAGAGCGCGAAGCGGAGCACACGTATTCCGCCGCGGCGGTATACGGCGGCCTGACCGCGGCGGCGTCCTTCGCCCGGCGGCAAGGGCGCGATGACCTGGCCCAGGCTTGGGATGAGGCCGCGCGCGGCATCGCCAAGTCGGTCGAAGACGGCAGCTGGAACGAGGCCAAATCCTCCTACTACCGCGGACGCAAAATTACGGTTTCCAAGGAAGCCTATGATACGGCGATTGCGCGCGGGGAGAAGGGTGAAGTCCTGCCGCGGGATAAAGCTTACGTCCGCCACGTGTTGGAATTCGATCCGATCGTCGACGTGAGCCTGCTGGGCCTCAGCGTTCCGTTCGGCATGGTGCCGGCCGGTGAATCCCGGATGGCCCATACGGCAGACGCCGTGGAAAAGCTGCTCACTTCCCATCCGGTCGGAGGCATCCGGCGATACGAGGACGACTCCTACATCGGAGGCAACCCTTGGATTCTGACCACGCTGTGGCTCGGCCATTTCCGGACGCTGCAAGGGCGGTACGACGAGGCGAGAAAGCTGCTCGACTACGCGCTCGACCACGTCACGGAGTCCGGCCTTCTGCCCGAACAGGTGGACAAGGAAACCGGCGGAACGGCTTGGGTCGTGCCGCTGACCTGGTCCCACGCGATGTTCATTTTGGCCGTGCATATGCTGGCCGAGAAACAGGAACTGCACGCCCGCTGA